The Tissierellales bacterium region CTGTTGTTGCAGCTATATTTACATTGATTCTTCTGATAGCACCATTGTCAAGTTTTGTATTGTAGATGGCATCTATAGCATCTAAAACATAGTCAATAGTACAATTTACAGGATCTTCACCAGCTTCAAATGCAAGTCTCTTATGACCTAATTTTTCTAGAATCTGTACTTCTTTTTGTATTTCATCCATAGTAAGTTTTCTGCGTGGGAACGAATTATCGCGTCTGTATCCACAGTATTTGCAATTGTTTACACAATAGTCGCTCACGTATAGTGGAGCAAATACAACTATACGATTTCCGTATATGGATTTTTTTATATCACCAGCAATTTTAAATATTCTTTGTAGTTGTTTAGGGTCTTCTGTTTGAAGTAAGACAGCAATTTCTTCATGAGAGAGTCCCTTATGTAGGTCTGCCTTATCTAGTATTTGATCAATTTGCTCTGAAGTAGCTGTTTTAGCTGTTTCTAAAAGATTTTCGATATAGTCATGATTGATAAACATATTTATCGCCTCCAATTAATGTGATCACCTCGAGTAAGATCGAGAGTGAATCCTGCAGATTCAATTCTTCGTTGTATACATTGTCTACATTCAGCGGCTTCATCGCCAGTACATATCTTACCGTCATAAAGAGAGTACTTTTCTCTGACATCTATAGGAGATAGATTTGGCATTACTACATTTCCGCCTGCTTTTAGTCCGCGTTCTCTTCCGGTAGGATGTAGAGTTCCGAGTGCTGTAGTAGCAGGAAGAAGAACATCTGGTAGCAACAATCGAATAATTGATAGTAAAAGGGTAGTTTTTTCCACAGTACCACCAGTTTCATTTCCTAGTGGAGTGTCATGATGTGGAATAAAAGGTCCAATCCCAATCATATGAGGAGAAAGTTCCTTTAAAAAAAGTAAATCTAGTACTAAATCTTCATCAGTTTGCTCTGGAAGACCAACCATAAAGCCTGCGCCTACTTGATAACCAATTTTTTTCAAATCATATAGGCAATTTCTTCTGTTCTCAAAGCTCATATGTGGATGAAGACTTTCATAAAGAGATTTCGAAGCCGTTTCGTGTCTCAAAAGATATCTATCTGCTCCAGCGTCAAATAATCTTTTATAAGAGTCATATGAACGCTCGCCGACAGATAGTGTGACAGCACAATTTGGAAGTTCGCTTTTTATACGTCTTACAATTGATTCTAATTTATCATCGGTAAAAAAAGGATCTTCACCACCTTGAAGAACAAAGGTTTTATAACCTAGTTTATCACCCATATGGCAGCAGTCTAATATCTCATCTTCAGTTAGTCTATACCTATCGGCTTTGGTGTTTTCGTATCTTATGCCACAATAACGGCAGTGACATTTGCAGTAATTAGTAAATTCTAACAGTCCTCTGAGATATACTTTGTCGTCATAATTTTCTTTTCGTTTCTTTTGAGCCATTTCGGTCAAATAAGCGATGGATTCAGAATTTGCACAGTGAACAAGTTCGTATAATTTGTCTTTTGGCAAAGTCCCTTCGCGATAGAGTTGATCGATTAATGCTTTCATGGAAACCCCCTTAATTAATATTGCTAGTACAATTAATATATTGTACTAAAGCTTAGATTTCTTTTTTTGAAATAGAAGTTTTGACAGATACATTTTCCAAATTACCTAGTTTCCCGGTCAGGCCATTTATTTCATTTAATTCACCTAGAACAGTGAGAGAAATAACTGATATACCTTCTCCATCAAATGGCAAGCCCATACGTCCTCTAACTATATGAGAGTATTCAGCTACAATCTCATTGAAATGACTCTGGCTTACTTGTGGATTATCTAGTACAGCTCCAATTACAGCGATTCTTTTCATAAAAATATCCTCCTAAAAAATCAATTTGAGCAAAAAAAGTCCCTTCTTTTGGCGAAAGAAGGGGCATAGGTAGATTAAAGGGTGTATATTTATAATTTGCTATAAATAATCCCTCGGCAATCAATAATAATTATGGTCCTTCCTTCCAGATAAGAGTAACCTCTATTCCGTTAGGTTGTAATTTAATAAATAATAGAACAAATAAATTCAAGAATGCTCTCAAATCTACTGAACTTGTTAATATTATATCAAATAACAGAAAACTTTGTCAATACTGAAAAATCAACATTTGAAAAAAATGATTAAAAAAAAGATAACTATTTGATTTTTAATCAATAGTTATCTTATAAACATCGAATAACGACTAGTGAGTTTTAAACTTAGAAATTTCACTTTCAAGTTTAGTTGCTAATTCATGATTTCCTTCAGCTAATTTATTTACTTGAGATATCGCAGCACTTTGTTCTTCTGTAGATGCTGATATTTGCTGAGCTGTGGCAGATAGAGTTTCTGTTAAGCTACTTAAATGATCTACAGCCTGTACTATGATTTCCTTCTGATCGGCTACGGAGTCAGTGAATGAAACTACATGCTTCATAGAATTAACTAAATCACTAACAGAAGAAGATATATTTTCGAATATACCTAGAGTTTCATCTAGAGTTTCTGATTGTTTCGTACTCAAAGTGCCAATGGTATCTATATTAGAAAGTGCAAGACTGGTTTTATCCATGACACCACCGACTATTTTTTCTATTTCTTCTGTTGTTTGACTAGTTTCTTCGGCAAGTTTTCTAATTTCTTCGGCAACAACAGCAAATCCCTTACCAGCTTCACCAGCTCTAGCGGCTTCTATAGAAGCATTTAGTGCAAGTAGATTTGTTTGTTCTGATATAGCGTGGATATTGCTTAAGAAATTTTTCATTGTTTCTACGATTTCTCCAATTTGTCCAACATCGCTAGCAACTTCTGTTGATTGTCTCGTACTTTCATGGATTATGTCAGCTAGTTCTGTTATTATATTGTGACCACTGCCACTCAATTCTTCTACATGCTCCACGTAGTCGTTTGCTTTTGAAATATTCTCAGCACCTATATTTACAGCTTTGCTTAATGCTTCTGTACTATCTAGAACTTTATTGCTTTCACTTACCTGATCGTTCACAGACAAAGCGAGTGAATCTATTGCCTTAGCATTTTCATCTACTGCAGTTGCAGTTTCAGACATTATAGTTGAGAGATTGTCAGAACTTTCTTCAACAGAAGAAACATCAGATTTTATGTGGGTTATAAGTGTTTTTAAGTTCAATCTCATATCTCTGACAGAAACAGCCATAAGACCAAGCTGGTCATTTGTTCCAAATAATTTTTTGTCCTCTTCCTTAGAAAAGTCACCAGATGCTATTATAGACAAATGATTACCAAGCTTAGATAGTGGAACGAGGACTCTATTTATTAGAAGAATACTCAAAGCTATCGCAATCAATATTATCACAAGTGTAGTAATAAGTGAACTTACTATAGTCTGATTGAGGTTAGATTCAAGAGCGGAAAGCGAAAGTGCAATTGAAACTATACCCGATGATTCAGCAGTTTTAAAAGGAACAAGTACTTCATAAGCGGATTCACCTGTAGCTGAATCGCTTATGGTTCTAGATAAATTTTGATTAGAATCAAATAGAGCTAAAACCTCAGGGTCTTTGTACTCATTATCGGTGTCTCTAGCCGTACCATGTGCTATGACTATATTTGTTTTATTTGGATTATATGGCTCTAACGCATCTTTTTTAGCTTGTTCTTCTTTTGTAAGAATCTCACTTATCATGTATGCGTGAACTACATCAGATCTTTCACCAATATCGCTCAAGAATACATGCGGGCTGTTGGCATTTTTTATATCTGCAATTATAGATGCATTTATTGCGACTTGAACATAATATCCATTGTCTAGTGCTATACCACCGTATTTATTGAGTTCGCCAGAGATTAAATCTCCACGTATATCCTCCATGTAACTTCTTGATTGACCATTGAAAACAGCATCCATAGGATGTCCTTCGGGATATTGCCATCCTATATAGTCTCTAACATTTGAATAAACTATCCTTCGTTCAGGATCTATGACATATACATCATTTACAGCTACGTGTTCTAAGAATGCATCAATCTTTTCATTTGATAATTGATTTAGTGGTATTTGGTTTATGCCTTCAGATGCTAGGAGTATACGATCAGCCATTATATTGTCGAGTTCGAGAGCAAATCTATCGGCTGATTCGACATTTTGCTTCATGCCGCTTGCTAATTCAAGTGCTTTAGAGTCGAGTTCTTTGTACATCAAATCTTTAGTCTTACTTATATTTTGTACTGTCAGTAGTCCACTTATTATGATAAGCAATAGTACAATAACAAGTATGATTTTTGTTTGAAACTTAAGATTCATGGTAACCCCCCTTTTCTTTAATGTGAAACGAAAATATTAATAATCATCTAAATAGTATATACCCAATAAATTAAGTGGCATTCTTTTTAACTGAAATATAATCTTCCAGAATAAATAAGAAGTATTTATATATGAAAGCTACATATTGTTTAGACTTGTGATTTTGATAGTAATTCTATATTTAATTTGGGTAATAAGAAACTGAGGGCTGTAAACTAGGAGGTGAGCTATGATTAAATGGTACAATAGCAGTGTGGTTAAAGGTGTATTTGCCATGGCTATGATAATACTTAGTTTAGTTAATTTATTTTGGATAATATTCTCATATGAAGAATTAAATAGAGCTTCTAAAAGGGCGTATGATTACAATCAAAAGGTATTAGAAAATTTGAAGAAAGACATAAATCAAGATATAGCATCAAGTAAAAACATCATGAAAATTTTGAGTAATGATTCTAATCTTAAAGAGAGCCAATATGAGGTATTTGATTTATTGGCTCAAAGTGCGGTTGAAAATGATATACTCATAGAACAGATTTATTATATGAAAGCAGATGGTATGCAGGTATATAAAACATCGCATTTAGAAACGTTAGGAGATCGCTCTGACAGAATATATTTTCAAGAAGCAATAAAGGGAGAACTCTATTTTTCAGATGGAATAAAATCAAGAAGTACCAAGGATTCTATAACAGTACTAGCTGTACCTGTTATGAAAAATGACGAGATAGTCGGCGTGCTTGGGGCTAGTTTGGATTTGAGTTCTATTTACAAGAAAATAGAATTAGTAAAGATAAAAGAAAATGGATATGCGTATATGGTTGATAGAGATGGAGTATTGATAGCTCATCCAAGACAGGAACTAGTCGAAGAATTTACAAATGTATCGTATTTAGAGCCAGTAAGTGAAATGCTTGATGGAAACAGTGGCTGGGGAGAATATGAGTTTGAAGGCGTTGTTAAAATTGTAGCGTATGAAATATTTGAAGAGACAAGTTGGGGGATTGCAGTTCAGGTGCCTAAAT contains the following coding sequences:
- the hydE gene encoding [FeFe] hydrogenase H-cluster radical SAM maturase HydE, whose translation is MKALIDQLYREGTLPKDKLYELVHCANSESIAYLTEMAQKKRKENYDDKVYLRGLLEFTNYCKCHCRYCGIRYENTKADRYRLTEDEILDCCHMGDKLGYKTFVLQGGEDPFFTDDKLESIVRRIKSELPNCAVTLSVGERSYDSYKRLFDAGADRYLLRHETASKSLYESLHPHMSFENRRNCLYDLKKIGYQVGAGFMVGLPEQTDEDLVLDLLFLKELSPHMIGIGPFIPHHDTPLGNETGGTVEKTTLLLSIIRLLLPDVLLPATTALGTLHPTGRERGLKAGGNVVMPNLSPIDVREKYSLYDGKICTGDEAAECRQCIQRRIESAGFTLDLTRGDHINWRR
- a CDS encoding CopG family transcriptional regulator, translated to MKRIAVIGAVLDNPQVSQSHFNEIVAEYSHIVRGRMGLPFDGEGISVISLTVLGELNEINGLTGKLGNLENVSVKTSISKKEI
- a CDS encoding methyl-accepting chemotaxis protein, whose translation is MNLKFQTKIILVIVLLLIIISGLLTVQNISKTKDLMYKELDSKALELASGMKQNVESADRFALELDNIMADRILLASEGINQIPLNQLSNEKIDAFLEHVAVNDVYVIDPERRIVYSNVRDYIGWQYPEGHPMDAVFNGQSRSYMEDIRGDLISGELNKYGGIALDNGYYVQVAINASIIADIKNANSPHVFLSDIGERSDVVHAYMISEILTKEEQAKKDALEPYNPNKTNIVIAHGTARDTDNEYKDPEVLALFDSNQNLSRTISDSATGESAYEVLVPFKTAESSGIVSIALSLSALESNLNQTIVSSLITTLVIILIAIALSILLINRVLVPLSKLGNHLSIIASGDFSKEEDKKLFGTNDQLGLMAVSVRDMRLNLKTLITHIKSDVSSVEESSDNLSTIMSETATAVDENAKAIDSLALSVNDQVSESNKVLDSTEALSKAVNIGAENISKANDYVEHVEELSGSGHNIITELADIIHESTRQSTEVASDVGQIGEIVETMKNFLSNIHAISEQTNLLALNASIEAARAGEAGKGFAVVAEEIRKLAEETSQTTEEIEKIVGGVMDKTSLALSNIDTIGTLSTKQSETLDETLGIFENISSSVSDLVNSMKHVVSFTDSVADQKEIIVQAVDHLSSLTETLSATAQQISASTEEQSAAISQVNKLAEGNHELATKLESEISKFKTH